A genome region from Panicum virgatum strain AP13 chromosome 4K, P.virgatum_v5, whole genome shotgun sequence includes the following:
- the LOC120704792 gene encoding uncharacterized protein LOC120704792, whose translation MSPSRRVQRSDRLGNSSGFSSKSNLYREARQRRRVWQPMERPLSCSGQREVRGSGGGGGPAASRAPFSAYRCAASSGEALASATASPSPAAEEGRGGGIRPGAMNPLRRASPPSRPLPRRSFLQVRARVWPATPLGGVGGGCPLRPPPPKRTRVRRRPTDPLAGGSLIASAGPGLAAIELGPAKKQVDTDELQKTKQMLEKAKQEVRHKDDSLRKLQGKDQLCKNLQEKMKNLELKSKEHIQSLELKNKDLELRLKEKEDQQSVAELKNSELEPKLKELEH comes from the exons ATGTCGCCGAGTCGTCGTGTACAGAGAAGCGATAGATTAGGAAATTCCAGTGGATTCTCATCAAAATCAAATCTATACAGAGAGGCGAGACAGAGACGCCGCGTGTGGCAGCCCATGGAGAGGCCCCTCTCCTGCTCTGGGCAGCGCGAGGtccgcggatccggcggcggtggaggaccgGCGGCCAGCAGGGCCCCCTTCTCGGCGTATCGTTGCGCGGCCTCCTCCGGCGAGGCTTTGGCATCCGCGACGGCCTCCCCATCACCGGCGGCAGaagaggggcgcggcggcggcatccggcCAGGCGCGATGAATCCCCTCCGacgcgcgtcgccgccgtcgcgacCCCTTCCCCGTCGCTCATTCCTCCAGGtcagggctagggtttggccggCGACGCCCCTTGGCGGCGTCGGTGGCGGCTGCCCcctccggcctcctcctcccaagcGCACGCGtgtccggcggcggccgactGATCCCCTGGCCGGTGGCTCCCTCATCGCGAGCGCAGGCCCAGGACTGGCGGCGATTGAATTGGGACCAGCAAAGAAGCAAGTTGATACTGATGAACTTCAAAAGACCAAACAGATG CTTGAAAAAGCTAAGCAAGAAGTCAGACATAAGGATGACTCTTTGAGAAAGCTACAAGGGAAAGATCAACTGTGCAAAAACTTGCAAGAAAAG ATGAAAAATCTGGAGCTCAAGTCGAAGGAACATATACAATCACTTGAGTTGAAG AACAAAGACCTGGAGCTCAGGttgaaagaaaaagaagaccAGCAATCTGTTGCGGAATTAAAG AACTCGGAGCTGGAGCCCAAGTTGAAGGAACTAGAACACTAG